ACCCACGAAATACACATAGTacccaaataataaaatatattcggCAAAATTTTGTTTGTTATATGTAGAAATTTGTATATTATACTAATAAATACGCATAGCACATAAATTTTGATGTgcaacacataaatttttcgAGGATTATATACCCAAAATATTGATTCACCCAACTAACAATATATATTCGCAGCAAAAACTTGTGTTTATGTACAAAAATTTGTGtgctatatatatgtaaatatttatGTGCTATACGTAAAAATCTATATAGTATACTAATAAAATATGCAcaacacataattttttttgttattgtacaaaaattttggtgcataatataaaaattttgatgtataaaaattttgatgcatagcatagaaattttaatttacatacccaaaataataataattcacccaactaacaaaatatattcaCAGAAAAAATTTGCGTGCTATATACACAATTTTTTGTGCTATACTTCGAAAATTTATGTTATATCAAcaagtttttgtgttttttaacaaaaatttgtgTGCAGTATTACGTAAAAAAGAAAGAGTAGTAAAAGAAAGAGTAGTAACGCTTTTTTTCGCTAGACTTTGTACCAACTTATTGAAATTAGTTATAAAAACACTTGTACATGTAGTAttactcttaaatttttttcgcaTAAATCTTAAATGTTGTATGtgttttttcatatttattattatgaataagtataaaaaaattaatttttagttaacagatattgactaattttttgttttaaaattattattttaattatatatattttaagagtTTAGACTTTATAATtaagatataaaatttagaattcaaaatttagagtttaaaaATGAGAAATGTTAGAAagtcattaaaatttattatttttggctattaattagtcattaatgtTTAAAAGTGTGGGTTATCGTATGTTGTTGAATTACTAGATTAataaagaaattgaattagTGGTTAAAAATGatgaccaaaaataataaattctaatgatCTTTTggtatatatctttttaaaatttaaaataaaaagttttaaaaattggcGGATAGTTGAACTGTATTATTTATTACTAACAATTTTTTAGTAGGAAAATCAAACCAAATTTTCCCAACGCACTTGGTTATTATTTTGCAGAGCCATTTTATAGATTCTCTAATCTCTGATAGATACCACACTACATAGTAGTAATATGCCTACAGCTTAAAAGATGCTACTTGCTATCACCACGAACTAGTAGTGTTGTCCTATTCACTGGATGCATATATGATGCTTCCATAAAAATTTCTGAATACGTCTAATATTTACTCGTTTTCTTTCGTGATTTTTGTTCTCTCTTTTCTCCATAAGTGCATGCATATGGCATGCGAAAATAGAGGCggtaataaaaacaaaattttcacCACTTCATCAAAACATATAGCAAATGAAAATACAAACTATAGAGACTTAAATTTTAACAATTAGGATATCCACAATCAGATAAGGTGGTGACATGACCAGTAAACATCAGTTACACGTTATAGCTCGGTTACACATTATAACTCGGTTACACAGTATAACTCGGTTACACATTATAGCTCGGTTACATTTAAGACCCGATCGTAACCGACGGTTTCATTATAAGCCATGAAACGTCCCAGATCAATAACGGCAGATTTACAATTAATCCTCTTCCTAGACGTTATATCCCAAGAAAAACGGCCGACCTTTCCCGTTAATATAAGGCAGACGAAAAACCAGAAAGAGGTATGTCACTTTCCAAAAAGTACATTTTATTATTCACCCAattctgacttgagcgttggagtgcctttgcaggtaccctCCCCCGCCGATCACTCGCCACTGACGTATACTTCGCTTCATATTGGGAGTCCGCCGACTTCAGTGGTAGACGAGCTATACATCGGGAGACTCAGGCAAGAACATTTGGCGCTAGAAAGAGGGCcgaataaatttgaaattctacTCAGAAAGGTCCCCAAAACACCCTTAAAACACAACCATGGCTGATGCCCCCCCGCCTACCCCATCCGAGCTCCTGCGGATGGTGACCGAGCTTCAGCAAGCAAATCAACAAATGGCGGAGGAAAATCGAAGAATGCAAGATCAAATTGCGCAATTAGTTAATGCTCGGCTGGAGCACAACAATGATCACCATAACCGGGAAGAAAATCATGAACGTCGATCAATACCGACTCATGTTTCTGAAACACCTCAAGGGGAAGAAGAGGAAGCCCACCAAACAGAAGAGGCCCAACCAGAAGCTGAGGAAGAAGAACGCGACAATTCTGCCGGCCCGTTTACAGCCGACATTATGAATTTCCAACTTCCCAGACAATTCACCCTGCCGACAACTCTGACCCCATACGATGGATTAGGAGATCCAAAGCAGCATATTAAAAAATTCCGATCTATCATGATTGTTAACGGTGCATCTGATCCTATACTATGTCGTTGTTTCCCATCCTTTTTAGATGGTCCTGCACTTGACTGGTTTTGCTCTTTGCCTGCAGATTCGATATCGCGTTTTCAGGAATTGGCGAAGCAATTCGAAGATCACTTTGCGGCCTCTGCTATATACCTGCACGATTCCGACTACCTGACGACCATAAAACAAGGCCCACAAGAGAGCTTGAAGGACTATATAACTCGTTTCACAAAGGTCGCCATGAGGATTCCCGATCTTCATCCTGAAGTCCATCTACATGCAATCAAGAACGGCCTTCGTCCGGGAAAATTTCAGGAGACCATAGCTGTGAGCAAACCGAAAACTTTGGCAGAATTCCGTGAAAAGGCAAAGGGACAGATAGATGTCGAAGAGCTTCGGCAAGCCCGCAAAACAGAAAGGTCAACTGCTGCCAAGGATGATGATAAACCTCGGGATAACAAAAAAACCTTCAAACCCGTTCCCCGGTATGAGTCATACACAGCCTTCAACACAAAGCGGGATGACATTATCAAGGAAATACTTAACTCCAAATTAATCAAACCCCCTCGTAAAGCCGGCACCTACCCAGAATCCAAAACTGTGGATAAATCCAAATTCTGTACCTTTCATCAAAAGCACGGTCACACAACCGATGAATGTGTGATCGCCAAAGACCTCCTGGAACGCCTCGCAAGACAAGGTCACCTTGAGAAGTTCATTGCAGGACGAATGCAGAAGAATATTACCTCGGCCTCCGACCCCTCCACAGCAAGCCCATCCTCAAAGGAAAAGGATAAGGCACCCATCCAACCAAGAGGAATCATCAATTGTATCTCAGGAGGATATGCAGGAGGTGGACATACAAGCTCGGCTCGAAAAAGAACCTATAGAGCCATGTTGGCCGTAACAGATGCCCCTAAAATATCTCAACCGACCCACGATGTCCCAGAGATGACTTTCTATTCAACCGACTTTCATCAGAAAGATTTGAATTACGATGACCCGGTGGTAATTTCTGTTCAGTTAGGAGATCTAATAGTACGCAAAGTACTCCTCGACCCCGGAAGCAGCGCAGATGTACTATTCTTTACTACATTTGAGAGAATGAAGCTGAGTAACAACATCTTGCAGCCATATCATGGAGACTTGGTTGGATTTTCCGGAGAACGTGTTCCCGTCCTCGGTTCAGTGTGGTTACAAACCACACTCGGTGAGCAACCATTATTTAAGACACAAGACATTCAATATCTTGTTGTCGACTGTTTTAGTCCTTATAATCTCATCCTAGGTAGACCATTTTTAAATCGATTTGCAGCAATTGTATCTACAGTTCATCTCTGTGTAAAGTTCCCTGTGCAGGATAATTTAGTAGCAACCATCCACGGAGACCTCCATGAAGCTCGCCAATGCTACAACACAAGCTTGAAGCCTATCAGAAGGAGCAACATGCCGCAGGTCAACTCTATACAGCCCGACCAACCGAGATTGCCAGAAATAGATCCAAGAGCCGATTTTGAAGACCGACCTATGCCGAACGaggacctaacaaaggtccccCTAACAGAAGATCCCATGAAATTCACCTTCGTCGGGACGTCAACGAACGCCAAAGAGCGAGAAGCACTCATAACATTTCTGCGTGAAAACGCCGATTTATTTGCTTGGACCCCTGCAGATATGCCAGGAATACATCCCTCCGTTATCACACATAAATTAGCAATTACTCCAGGGGCCCGCCCAATCtcacaaaggaaaagaaatctCGGAACAGAAAAGCGCCTGGCATGCCTTGCCGAGGTTACAAAGCTCATTGTAGCCAATTTCATCCGCGAAATCAGGTTCACAACATGGCTCGTTAACGTTGTAATGGTAAAAAAGAATAACGGTAAGTGGCGCATGTGCGTCGATTTCACTGATTTAAATAAAGCATGCCCTAAAGATGCTTATCCGTTACCTTGCGTTGATAATTTGGTAGACAACTCCTGTGGTTTCGATTCCTTAagtttcatggatgcatactctggTTATAACCAAATTCTTATGCACCCATCTGATCAAGAGAAAACCGCTTTTATAACTGAATATGGGAATCATTGCTATAATGTTATGCCTTTCGGTTTAAAGAATGCAGGGGCGACGTATCAGCGACTGATGAACAAGGTCTTTCAGAACCAAATTGGTCGGAATATAGAAGTGTACGTAGACGACATGGTCGCAAAGACAATGGTCGGAAAGTCTCACATCAATGACTTAGCGGAGATCTTTGCGCAAATCAGACGATATAATATGAGACTAAACCCTGAGAAATGTGCTTTCGGTGTTCGCAGAGGCAAATTCCTCGGATTCATACTCACCAGCTGAGGAATAGAAGCAAATCCCGACAAATGTCGGGCCATAATTGACATGAAAAGTCCAACAACACTGAAGGAAGTCCAACGACTAACAGGACGCCTCGCGGCTTTATCAAGATTCCTACCCTGTTTGGCAGTAAAATCTTATCATTTTTTCCAATGTTTAAAGAAGAACCCAAAACATTTTCAATGGACAGAAAACTGTGAAGCTGCattccaaaatttaaaacaatttctTTCAAAACCTCCTGTTTTACAAAAACCAAAACCCAATGAACCATTGTCTATATACTTGTCTATTACTGATGTGGCAATTAGTTCGGTTCTTTTAACAGATACAGAGAAGGGTCAGCAGCCGATCTATTTTGTGAGTAAGTCCCTACAAGGTGCCGAGCTTCGTTACCCAAAGTTGGAAAAGCTCGCATTGGCCCTAGTCTTCTCTTCAAGACGACTCCGACCTTACTTCCAGGGACACACCATTATCGTCAGAACTGAACAACCTCTTCGGCAGATCCTTTCAAAGCCAGAATTAGCAGGCCGGCTTATCAAATGGGCCATTGAGCTTTCAGAATTTGATATTCAATACCAGCCAAGAGGATCCGTCAGATCTCAATATCTAGCTGATTTTGTAGCCGAACTTACCCAACCGttgcaagaagaaaagaacTCGGGCTGGAACTTGTTTGTTGATGGAGCATCAAACCCCCAAGGGTCAGGAGCGGGAATACTATTAGAGGGTCCTGAAGGTATCAACCTCGAACATTCTCTTCGGTTCTCCTTCAAAGCAAGCAATAACCAGGCCGAGTACGAGGCCCTAATCGCCGGGCTCAGGTTAGCAATTGATTTACAAATCACCAGCTTAAAAGTTTATTGCGATTCCCTATTAGTGGTTCAACAAGTGAATCAGGTTTTtcaaactaaagatcaaatttTGTCAAAATACTTAGACATCATTCAAAACCTAAAGAACAGCTTTTCAAAGATAGAAATTCACCACATTCCTAGGGAACAGAATAATAGAGCTGACATCTTATCAAAGTTAGCCACTACACAAGCACACACAACGACATTACTCCAATCAACCCTGAACAAACCGAGCATACATGCCCTGAGCATTTCAAACACTTTATGTACAGACAGTTGGCTGGTACCTTATATACAATACTTAAAATATGGTTCTGTCCCAGATGAGGTTttagataagaaaagatttcgGCGACAAGCCTCTTTTTTCACACTAATCAATAATGTTTTATATAGGCGGGGATTTTCCCGACCACTTCTGAAATGCTTAGACAGGAAAGAAGCCGATATTGCGTTGGCCGAGGCTCATGAAGGAATATGTGGGATACATTCGGGGGCAAGAAGCCTGGCACAGAAAATACTGCGAGCCGGTTTTTACTGGCTGACCATATGGAAAGATAGCAAGGAAAAAGTCCAAACTTGTGATAAATGTCAAAAGCATGCACCATCAATCAACATTCCGGCCGAACAACTTCATCAGTCAGTAATAAGCTGGCCATTCAATCAATGGGGGATTGACATCCTCGGCCCTTTTCCCACCGCGCCTAAGCAACTGAAGTATTTGGTGGTAGCTATTGATTATTTCAGCAAATGGATCGAAGCAGAGCCATTGGCAAGAATAACATCCTCCCAAATGATATCTTTCGTTTGGAAGTATATCATATGCTGATATGGAATTCCAAGACATGTCGTCACTGACAATGGTCGGCAGTTTACCGACcataattttaaactatttcTTCAGAACCTAAAGATAAGACAACACTTCTCATCCGTGGAGCACCCACAATCTAATGGCTTGGCTGAGGCTGCCAACAAAGTTCTCTTGCACGCCCTCAGGAAAAAGCTCGACGAAGCAAAGGGACTGTGGGCCGAGCTGATTCCAGAAATACTATGGTCATACAACACAACGGCACAAACGTCAACTAAGGAGACACCATTCCGCTTGGTATATGGGTCAGAAGCAATGATTCCTTTGGAAATCTCACAACAATCTTTGAGAACACAAGTAGAGAATCATGATCAAGCCCGTCAAGCCGAATTAGACTTAGCAGAAGAAGTTCGAAGTACAGCAGCCCTCCAGCACCGAGCTTTACAGCTACAACTGGGCCGAAGATATGCAAAAAAGGTGCTACCAAGAACATTCAACATCGGCGATTTGGTGTTAAGGAAAACTGAAGACGCTCGCCGACCATCGGCCCATGGAAAGTTAGCAGCGACATGGGACGGCCCCTATCGAATAGTAGAAATCCTCGGAAGAGGAGCTTACAGGCTAGAGCAGCTGGACGGCACTAAGATACCAAATACATGGAATGTCAGTTCTTTAAAGCAATACTTCAGCTAGAACAAAGCAGAGTGTTGGTACTCTTTTTCCTCACTTGAGATTTTTCCCAGAAGGGTTTTGCTCAAGGAGGTTTTAATGAGGCCAACCTACCAGGATTGAAAATGTAAGGTACTGCTATGAACAAATTTTAAATGCAAACATTTTTAACACATTCTGTTTAAACAAATTTATAACTAAATATTACGAGGAGTTTATCATCAAATGACTCCCTTCACAGACCAAACCAAAATACAGTTCAAACCCCACTAATGGGTACCAGACAAAGTAATTGGGATCATCCAAAACCTAATTACACAGATCACTAAACAAAAAGGAAATTGATCCTTCTAAGCAAAAGCAACACCATAAAATACCACACAGATCGGCTACTTAGCCAAATTATCACCACCTTCTTCAATCACTTCTTCGTCATCTACAAGCTGGCCATCACGAACGACTTTACTCGGATCCAACTCCGCGAAATCAGCATCAGGCATCAGAAACTTTGCCTGTATCACAGCACGATCAAAACCTTCAGCAAACGCGTCAAGAATATCAACCTCTCTGCTTGcttccaattccttcaattgCCTGGTAAGCTCGATAACTCGCTTGTTTATGCCTTCAACATcgctgtttttcttttttagcaATTCAGCATCCTTTTCACGACCGTTTTTTTCAACCTTCAATTCATTTTGCAAATCAGAAAAATTCTTCTGTAATTCTGCTAAGGCCGTTTCCTTAGCAGAAAGTTGCTCCTTAAGAGCACCAACCTCTTCAGCCTCAATAACAATTTTCTTATGCCTTTTTTCCTGACTACGACCAATACATGCCAAACGAAAGCCCAAAACCTGAGATTTAACATAATCAACCATTAAAGAGGttataacataaatattttaaccAAGAAAAGTAATTAGTGTCAGTTCACCTGAAGAAACTGGTCAATCCCGATATCCCCGACCTCTTCTACCCGAGCTACATCAGAAACACTTTGAACAACTTCATCTGCAATAACATTAAATGGAAAACTTCGGTCCCAAAGGGATGAACCATCTCCATTGTCGTCAAAAAGGTGAAGCTTCTCCTGTTTTGTACCAAAACCGGACAGCTCATCGAGTTGAATCACACTTCCCTTACCCCGTTCTCCTGCAGTTACAGTCGCCTCcgtctttctctttttaaacaCAATCCCTTTCTTTCTCGGAGGGGGCTGGTCAACTTCTCCCCCAACGTCCATTTTTTCTGTATTCGAGGAAGAACCTTCAAGATTCTTGGACTTAAAACGAGCCCTAAGAGTGGAAGCGGTGACTCCAGGAAACCTCCCACCTATTACAATAAAGATAACATTGtcagaaaaataaaacatttcaGAAAAAACCAAAACAAAGCCATACCCTAATGACCTCACCAAAATAATCTAACACAGCAGATTTATTCTCCTCCCAAGAGAGCAACTCCGACACAGATATTAATCCCCCCTTGGATACCATTTCAATCAGAAAAGAGATGATACACTCATTCCGCTCAGATATCATTTCAGGACCCAGAATTTGTTGAGGTTGACAACACCAGTACAAGGGAAATTTTTCCCCAAGATTTTCGTCCAAATAGAAAGGATAATCCTCATCAACTGACTTAACTTTCAGAAACATTTCTTTGAAATGTTTGAAGGAAGATTTGTACAATTTGAAAATGGAAAAGCCAGGTGTACTGTTCAAGTTTACCCACAATCCCTTCCATACCCCTTTTGCTTggaataatgaaaagaaaagctCCAAATCTGGTTCaatctccagaaaatccatcaaaatttgaaaacaccTTATGAACGCCCAGCCATTAGGATGAATCTGAGAGGGGGCGCAGTTCAATTGATTCAGAACGTCGCACTCGAACTGGCTAAAGGGAATTTTAACCCTCAATTCCTCTAACACACAACTGTACATAAAAAAGCTTTCAAAATCATCTCTCCTATGAAAAACACGATCAGAACCGTTGCATGGCAGTAATTCTACACGGAAACCAGATTTCACTATCCTAGCTACAGTAACCTTACTAACACTGTCTCTATCAACAAACAAGGACGCTCTTATTTTCACATCATCATCAACCCAGTCATACGGTTCACCATTATCAAACTTGGGTAAagattttcctttcttttcactCATGGTATCTGATGAACTCAAGAAAGTGAAAAAAAGAGATTAAAACGAAGAGAAGAGATCTTGCTACTAACCTTGGGTACTCATGGTGTTTAAAAGCTTCTGAAAATATAAAACTTCCAAAGAAATGACAATAGCCAAAAGGTTGAACCGTCAAAGCCTCCTCagtttataataaaaatcaaaaccatTAAATGAAGTACAATACCAACGGTTAAAACAAAGCTTTGGAAGTTGAACCTAtctagaaaaattaataaagtaataattaaAGGCTTTACATCTATCGAGACGTGGGTAATAATTACCATGCCTAATCTATTCAGTTACCTACCACTAACTTTAAAGAGAGCTATGTTGACCTGGGGGCATAAGTGTACCGAGCTATTACTCACTCATTATAAAAGCTCAACCTATCTCTTTAAAAGTCAGGTCAAGCTTGGGGGCTGTGATATGACCAGTAAACATCAGTTACACGTTATAGCTCGGTTACACATTATAACTCGGTTACACAGTATAACTCGGTTACACATTATAACTCAGTTACACATTATAGCTCGGTTACATTTAAGACCCGATCGTAACCGACGGTTTCATTATAAGCCATGAAACGTCCCAGATCAATAATGGCAGATTTACAATTAATCCTCTTCCTAGACGTTATATCCCAAGAAAAACGGCTGACCTTTCCCGTTAATATAAGGCAGACGAAAAACCAGAAAGAGGTATGTCACTTTCCAAAAAGTACATTTTATTATTCACCCAattctgacttgagcgttgGAGTGCCTTTGCAGATACCCTCCCCCGCCGATCACTCGCCACTAACGTATACTTCGCTTCATATTGGGAGTCCGCCGACTTCAGTGGTAGACGAGCTATACATCGGGAGACTCAGGCAAGAACAGGTGGCTATATTCTTTTTCTATAGGTAGCTTGATATAGGCGGGACAACTGGCTTAGACTAGCCATATAATAATTTAAGtactagtttttttttatgttgttatattttcttgtttgatagtaaaattatatattatttatttaagattttcttaatattttagCTTTTGAAATAGTAATGTATGCAATTTACTCCTTTGGTTTTAAAATGATTATTAAAAAGCAAAATCACacaaacataacaaaaaattaataagtgaATTTTGATAATGtttaaaattgtataaataaaaaagtactaTCTTTTTTATAGATGACAAAGTCTTAAGTTAACAGATATAGTCCATGTTTATACACCACAGTTAAATCAAAGGTGTCATAAAGAAATAACTGAAGTAATTTCATAAAGAAATAACTGAAgtaattttaacattaaaagtGGACAATATTTTAATGGTAATACTATATAACTAagttaatctaattttttaaagactaatacaaaaaaattaaatttagataaaaaagaataatgaaaaggaAGAGAGGCAGAAAAAAAAGActtgattaaatttagttataaacataattaatttatttagcattttttatattttaaatatatcttttattgatatttttaaattgaggAAGTACTTCATGCATTTATTTTAGGTTTTTACCACATCTATTTTATAAGAACTAAATGTTGggttttttctctcctttgtgaGACCCAAGCCCAACATTTTGGGGGTATATTCTTGTACTCTAGTGTCGCAACCCTAATTCAGTTTTTGAGGTCttttgagagaaagagagaatagccaccaagtgagagagaagagggaaaacAGAATTCTCGTTTTTGCCCAACGTAGTAAATTTTAAATGGCAGTTTCTCAGTTGTTCACCGTTGAATCGgcttgaaatttaaactgcGTGTTTctatcatcttgttcttcattctggtcggtggagatgttgattggatgtttgcagtaggagaaattggcttcgcaagagagaaattaggtttcCCGTTTTTACACAGAGCAGCAATCTTGGAACGgcagtttctcattctttcaccgttggatcAACGTGAACTTTGGACTGTAGATTCTtcacatcttgttcttcattctgaacGGTGAAGATTTTAATTGGAGGTCTGCAGTGAgagaaattggcttcgacaTCAGCTCTgtttttttgggtatatttcatcttcttgcttcttatttgtgagctttggtgctttgatgttttggctggttatatgcacatttttgtgctttgtttgagactcttttgtacctcatttgattatagtggagctATTTCATTGGTCTGGACGACCCGTGGTTTTTACCCCTCACATTGAGAgggttttccacgttaaaatctcggtgtgttcttgttattgctttacttgctatatttgcttgttatagTTGCTGTCATA
The genomic region above belongs to Arachis duranensis cultivar V14167 chromosome 3, aradu.V14167.gnm2.J7QH, whole genome shotgun sequence and contains:
- the LOC127745461 gene encoding uncharacterized protein LOC127745461 produces the protein MKSPTTLKEVQRLTGRLAALSRFLPCLAVKSYHFFQCLKKNPKHFQWTENCEAAFQNLKQFLSKPPVLQKPKPNEPLSIYLSITDVAISSVLLTDTEKGQQPIYFVSKSLQGAELRYPKLEKLALALVFSSRRLRPYFQGHTIIVRTEQPLRQILSKPELAGRLIKWAIELSEFDIQYQPRGSVRSQYLADFVAELTQPLQEEKNSGWNLFVDGASNPQGSGAGILLEGPEGINLEHSLRFSFKASNNQAEYEALIAGLRRGFSRPLLKCLDRKEADIALAEAHEGICGIHSGARSLAQKILRAGFYWLTIWKDSKEKVQTCDKCQKHAPSINIPAEQLHQSQMDRSRAIGKNNILPNDIFRLENLKIRQHFSSVEHPQSNGLAEAANKVLLHALRKKLDEAKGLWAELIPEILWSYNTTAQTSTKETPFRLVYGSEAMIPLEISQQSLRTQVENHDQARQAELDLAEEVRSTAALQHRALQLQLGRRYAKKVLPRTFNIGDLVLRKTEDARRPSAHGKLAATWDGPYRIVEILGRGAYRLEQLDGTKIPNTWNVSSLKQYFS